A region of Lycium barbarum isolate Lr01 chromosome 1, ASM1917538v2, whole genome shotgun sequence DNA encodes the following proteins:
- the LOC132644213 gene encoding F-box/kelch-repeat protein At3g06240-like has product MREETTTSMMDLPLLIMENILSRLSPKTIFICRTVCKSWLNLISLPEFCKLQLSRSPANLIICLSHISMRLPSPSVFKFVNLEDTPYHHILTYEPNLDLDIKPHFPDADFTPVGSIHGLICLFHMPRYSGLDTVYVFNPTTREYITLPEVKGLREYPNLVTYGFGFDPQRMEYKVVRIYQVETRDPERGTCYYTSEVQVYTLGQTGSWRSIGYVKRCFGCHSSGVYLKGKLHWLVGDGDGNESICFIDMHEEESGQWISDRQDAEVCHTFSTAPGFNKENCPNLRSLGVFGDHLCVCDNNAESQVNVWMMKEYGVTSSWSKEVVINITPEYNWICYQMIQVLKVFQDGEILFQWWEDYLFTYHPEKKILTKIENFSGNFWASTHISSLLSLKNFGKEIVHNL; this is encoded by the coding sequence atgagagAAGAAACAACCACCAGTATGATGGATTTACCACTCTTAATAATGGAAAACATTCTCTCAAGACTATCACCTAAAACAATCTTCATTTGCAGGACTGTTTGCAAGTCTTGGTTAAACCTAATCTCACTGCCTGAGTTTTGCAAACTTCAACTCTCAAGATCCCCTGCCAACCTTATCATCTGCCTTTCTCATATTTCCATGAGACTCCCCTCACCAAGTGTCTTCAAATTTGTCAATTTGGAAGATACACCTTACCATCATATTCTCACTTATGAACCAAATCTTGACCTTGATATCAAACCCCACTTTCCAGATGCTGATTTCACTCCAGTTGGCTCAATCCATGGTTTAATCTGCCTATTTCACATGCCGCGTTATAGTGGTCTTGACACTGTTTATGTTTTCAATCCAACAACTCGAGAATATATCACTCTTCCTGAGGTTAAAGGGCTAAGAGAGTACCCAAATTTAGTCACTTATGGCTTCGGGTTTGATCCCCAGAGGATGGAGTACAAGGTGGTACGAATTTATCAAGTAGAAACTCGCGATCCTGAAAGAGGGACATGTTATTACACGTCCGAAGTTCAAGTGTACACTCTTGGCCAGACAGGGTCTTGGAGAAGTATAGGCTATGTCAAGCGATGTTTTGGATGTCatagttcaggggtatatttgaaaggAAAGCTTCATTGGTTGGTTGGAGATGGGGACGGAAATGAGTCAATTTGTTTCATTGATATGCATGAAGAAGAGTCAGGCCAATGGATTTCAGATAGACAGGATGCTGAGGTATGTCACACCTTTTCCACGGCTCCTGGATTTAACAAGGAAAACTGCCCAAATCTTCGAAGTTTGGGAGTGTTCGGAGATCATCTTTGTGTATGTGACAATAACGCAGAAAGTCAGGTTAATGTATGGATGATGAAGGAATATGGAGTGACAAGTTCTTGGAGCAAAGAAGTTGTGATAAACATAACCCCAGAATACAATTGGATTTGCTACCAAATGATACAAGTCTTGAAAGTTTTCCAAGATGGAGAGATCTTGTTTCAGTGGTGGGAAGACTACTTGTTTACATATCATCCTGAGAAGAAAATTTTGACAAAAATTGAGAATTTTAGTGGTAATTTCTGGGCTTCTACACACATCTCAAGCTTACTTTCACTCAAGAATTTTGGCAAGGAAATTGTCCACAATTTGTAA
- the LOC132644218 gene encoding uncharacterized protein LOC132644218, with translation MALNNGLRSCASILSKTVKREFHSTGVKRMGGHGHDEPFYLHAKHMYNLDRMSHQKLKMTVGVWSAVAIGVIVPVYAVIFQQKKTASG, from the exons ATGGCGTTGAACAACGGCTTGCGTTCGTGTGCATCAATTCTCTCCAAAACCG TGAAGAGAGAGTTCCACTCAACAGGTGTTAAGAGAATGGGAGGTCATGGACATGATGAACCTTTTTACCTTCACGCAAAGCACATGTACAACTTGGACAGGATGTCACACCAGAAGCTGAAGATGACTGTTGGTGTCTGGTCTGCAGTCGCCATTGGTGTTATAGTCCCAGTTTATGCAGTCATCTTTCAGCAAAAGAAAACTGCTTCGGGCTAG